One region of bacterium genomic DNA includes:
- a CDS encoding DMT family transporter produces the protein HERADLWAFAKLGLFGVFLNQVLFIVGLSYTTATNVGILMPAIPVFTAALAAAFRVERLTAAKIVGIASAVAGALVVLDAARAAPMSGRLLGNVLILANCASYAMYLVLQRPVLARVPPLTLTAGAYAAGGLGVVIVSSSSLSEFTHQTHASLVYLGLAYVILMPTILGYAANMWAVRHSSSTLAATYVTLQPIVTASLAAIFLGETLGWREAIALVLIVTGLMLVAGVMPRWKRHAALEPEPPEAEPDEEPSPIATGGAPFE, from the coding sequence CCACGAGCGCGCCGACCTGTGGGCGTTCGCGAAGCTAGGGCTGTTCGGCGTGTTCCTCAATCAGGTGCTTTTCATCGTCGGGCTTTCGTACACCACCGCGACGAACGTCGGCATCCTCATGCCGGCTATCCCTGTTTTCACCGCGGCGCTCGCGGCGGCGTTTCGCGTGGAACGGCTGACGGCGGCGAAGATCGTGGGCATCGCATCCGCGGTCGCCGGCGCGCTCGTGGTGCTTGACGCCGCGCGCGCCGCGCCGATGTCCGGCCGGCTCCTGGGGAACGTGCTGATCCTCGCGAACTGCGCGAGCTACGCGATGTATCTCGTGCTGCAGCGGCCCGTGCTCGCCCGCGTTCCGCCGCTGACGCTGACGGCCGGCGCCTACGCGGCGGGCGGGCTTGGCGTCGTCATCGTTTCCTCGTCGTCGCTTTCGGAGTTCACGCACCAGACGCACGCGTCGCTCGTGTACCTGGGCCTTGCGTACGTGATCCTGATGCCGACAATCCTCGGCTACGCGGCGAACATGTGGGCGGTGCGGCACTCGTCATCGACGCTCGCCGCGACTTACGTGACGCTGCAGCCGATCGTCACCGCGTCGCTCGCGGCGATCTTCCTCGGCGAAACGCTCGGCTGGCGCGAGGCGATCGCGCTCGTTTTGATCGTGACGGGCCTGATGCTCGTCGCGGGTGTGATGCCGAGATGGAAACGCCACGCGGCCTTGGAGCCCGAACCCCCGGAAGCCGAACCCGACGAAGAGCCCTCGCCGATCGCCACGGGCGGCGCACCGTTTGAGTAA